A genomic region of Dactylococcopsis salina PCC 8305 contains the following coding sequences:
- a CDS encoding MSMEG_0569 family flavin-dependent oxidoreductase has protein sequence MTLQYSVIIVGGGQAGLAMSYLLKQRSIDHLIFEKHSIGHAWRHQRWDSFCLVTPNWQCQLPGYPYAGYDPNGFMSKSEVVQYLENYARSFAPPLQEGVAVSKLDANEEGFTVETSQGNYTAAQVVIATGGYHTPKIPPMAERLPKGIQQLHSVEYKNPQSLPDQVLVVGTGQSGCQIAEDLHLAGKSVHLATGSAPRAPRRYRGKDVVEWLDLMGYYDLPIDEHPQKETVRHKTNHYLTGRDGGREIDLRKFALEGMHLYGRLADITSGKICFQDNLKDNLDGADAAAEKIKKNIDQYIAENKIDAPVEPPYQSLWKPTNSPLTLDFNQLEAVIWCTGFEMNFNWVELPVFDGKGEPKHDRGVTPVKGLYFLGLPWLYTWGSGRFSGMARDATYIADQIVAKKLQLVG, from the coding sequence ATGACCCTTCAATACTCTGTAATCATTGTTGGCGGTGGACAAGCAGGATTAGCAATGAGCTATCTTCTCAAACAGAGAAGTATTGATCACTTGATTTTTGAGAAACATTCCATTGGTCATGCTTGGCGGCATCAACGTTGGGATTCCTTTTGTTTAGTGACTCCTAACTGGCAATGTCAATTACCGGGATATCCTTATGCTGGGTATGATCCCAATGGTTTTATGAGCAAAAGTGAAGTTGTCCAGTATCTGGAAAATTATGCTCGATCGTTCGCCCCACCGCTACAAGAAGGAGTAGCCGTTTCTAAACTCGATGCCAATGAAGAGGGGTTTACTGTTGAAACCAGCCAAGGTAACTACACTGCCGCGCAAGTGGTAATTGCGACAGGAGGATATCATACGCCAAAAATTCCTCCCATGGCGGAACGACTGCCGAAAGGTATCCAACAATTGCATTCGGTAGAATATAAAAATCCTCAGTCTCTGCCTGATCAAGTGTTGGTTGTGGGAACAGGACAATCAGGGTGTCAAATCGCAGAAGATTTACATCTAGCGGGAAAATCGGTTCATCTCGCCACTGGAAGCGCGCCTCGCGCCCCCCGCCGCTATCGAGGGAAAGATGTAGTGGAATGGTTGGACTTAATGGGATATTATGATCTTCCCATTGACGAACATCCCCAAAAAGAAACTGTGCGGCATAAAACGAACCACTATCTGACCGGACGTGATGGGGGAAGAGAGATTGATTTAAGAAAGTTTGCTTTAGAAGGAATGCACTTGTATGGACGCTTGGCAGACATTACCTCGGGTAAAATTTGTTTTCAAGACAACCTCAAAGACAATTTAGATGGGGCGGATGCAGCCGCAGAAAAAATTAAAAAAAATATTGACCAATACATCGCAGAAAATAAAATTGATGCCCCTGTAGAACCCCCCTACCAATCCCTTTGGAAACCGACAAACTCTCCTCTCACCCTTGATTTTAATCAGTTAGAAGCCGTCATTTGGTGTACAGGCTTTGAGATGAATTTTAATTGGGTTGAGCTCCCTGTGTTTGATGGTAAAGGTGAGCCCAAGCACGATCGCGGCGTTACTCCTGTGAAGGGACTTTATTTCCTCGGACTGCCTTGGCTTTATACTTGGGGATCAGGTCGCTTTTCTGGTATGGCCCGTGATGCAACTTATATCGCCGATCAAATTGTCGCTAAAAAACTCCAGTTGGTTGGTTAA